A single window of Oerskovia paurometabola DNA harbors:
- a CDS encoding sensor histidine kinase produces the protein MLDALHRRLAAVGIRTATGRDALLGAVVAVLTVGFLLAVERVALTDLGIMVDGAPDSLQFSTGGRVAAIVIVVAQAMALTLRRRAPLLALALTVVGQVALVPVLPAFVSFQAPATLVAAYSVGAYAPRRTALWAAGAAAGVQVLLGFVLGGPVPITSTGPTPVAVQVWGGLASALLTYVASALVGAYVGTRRELFAQLQGRVAQAERERDMLAAQAVLEERGRMARELHDVAAHHLSGIVVQAAAAERLVDRDPERAKESMRWIRTQGRETLDNLRLVVGILRSSSQTGPGEPGEEAPAAPQPTLDDADELLDLARSAGAEVRDVRLGEPFDLSPAVQLTVYRVLQEALTNARRHAPGRAIEVVTDHQQAALVVTVTNRLPVAAIGSGGRAGPPGPGSPAPGSPAAPAPPGHGLIGMTERAHLVGGTLDAGPVPGDGWRVRLTVPRPVDPVSPTIPQRSATSADGPGSAVGQEAP, from the coding sequence GTGCTCGACGCCCTGCACCGCCGGCTCGCCGCGGTCGGCATCCGCACCGCGACGGGTCGCGACGCCCTGCTCGGCGCGGTCGTCGCGGTCCTCACGGTCGGCTTCCTGCTGGCCGTCGAGCGGGTCGCGCTGACGGACCTCGGCATCATGGTCGACGGCGCGCCCGACTCCCTGCAGTTCTCGACCGGGGGACGGGTCGCAGCGATCGTGATCGTCGTCGCGCAGGCCATGGCGCTCACGCTGCGCCGTCGGGCACCGCTGCTCGCGCTCGCCCTGACCGTGGTGGGCCAGGTCGCGCTCGTGCCGGTGCTCCCCGCGTTCGTCTCGTTCCAGGCGCCCGCGACGCTCGTCGCGGCCTACTCGGTCGGCGCGTACGCACCGCGCCGCACGGCCCTGTGGGCGGCCGGGGCAGCAGCGGGCGTGCAGGTCCTGCTGGGCTTCGTGCTCGGCGGCCCCGTGCCGATCACGTCGACGGGTCCCACGCCCGTCGCGGTCCAGGTCTGGGGAGGTCTCGCCTCGGCACTCCTGACGTACGTGGCCTCGGCGCTCGTGGGCGCGTACGTCGGCACGCGCCGCGAGCTGTTCGCCCAGCTCCAGGGGCGCGTGGCCCAGGCCGAGCGCGAGCGCGACATGCTCGCGGCGCAGGCCGTCCTGGAGGAGCGCGGCCGCATGGCCCGCGAGCTGCACGACGTCGCCGCGCACCACCTGTCGGGGATCGTCGTGCAGGCGGCCGCGGCCGAGCGCCTGGTCGACCGCGACCCCGAGCGCGCCAAGGAGTCGATGCGCTGGATCCGCACCCAGGGACGCGAGACGCTCGACAACCTGCGCCTGGTCGTCGGCATCCTGCGCAGCTCGTCGCAGACCGGCCCCGGCGAGCCGGGCGAGGAGGCACCGGCCGCACCGCAGCCCACGCTCGACGACGCGGACGAGCTGCTCGACCTCGCGCGCAGCGCCGGCGCCGAGGTGCGCGACGTGCGGCTCGGCGAGCCGTTCGACCTGTCCCCCGCCGTCCAGCTCACGGTCTACCGCGTGCTCCAGGAGGCGCTGACCAACGCGCGCCGGCACGCGCCCGGGCGCGCGATCGAGGTTGTCACCGACCACCAGCAGGCCGCGCTCGTCGTCACGGTGACCAACCGGTTGCCCGTCGCGGCGATCGGCTCGGGTGGCCGGGCCGGGCCGCCTGGGCCGGGCAGCCCAGCGCCCGGCTCCCCTGCTGCCCCGGCCCCACCCGGCCACGGCCTCATCGGCATGACCGAGCGCGCGCACCTCGTCGGCGGGACGCTCGACGCCGGCCCCGTGCCCGGCGACGGCTGGCGGGTCCGGCTCACGGTCCCCCGGCCGGTCGACCCGGTGTCCCCCACGATCCCCCAGCGCTCGGCGACGTCCGCGGACGGGCCGGGCTCCGCCGTCGGGCAGGAGGCCCCATGA
- a CDS encoding DUF4190 domain-containing protein produces the protein MTSPPPQGSDTPDQDPFAPPVPPYSPGGASRQPPLVPYRLPTGSDDAPAPADPYAPPAPGFPTTPPPAGNPAYGPYGAPGTPVYGSPPGAYGTDPSALSYPPGYPGAYGPGHPTGYGPQPGWPTPSWDASFAPPPRQNGLALASMITSLVGLAFCMVPGVVGLILGIVALQQISRDGTTGRGFAITGIAVGAVATALVVLWLFAMMGSW, from the coding sequence ATGACGTCACCTCCACCGCAGGGCTCGGACACCCCGGACCAGGATCCGTTCGCGCCACCGGTCCCCCCGTACTCGCCCGGCGGAGCGTCACGCCAACCCCCGCTCGTGCCGTACCGCCTCCCGACCGGGTCGGACGACGCCCCCGCCCCGGCGGACCCGTACGCGCCCCCGGCCCCGGGGTTCCCGACGACGCCTCCGCCCGCGGGCAACCCGGCCTACGGTCCGTACGGGGCCCCCGGGACCCCTGTCTACGGGAGCCCGCCGGGGGCGTACGGGACCGATCCGTCCGCCCTCTCGTACCCGCCGGGCTACCCCGGCGCGTACGGCCCCGGCCACCCGACCGGCTACGGCCCGCAGCCGGGCTGGCCGACCCCGTCGTGGGACGCCTCGTTCGCTCCCCCGCCACGGCAGAACGGCCTGGCGCTCGCGTCGATGATCACGTCGCTCGTGGGCCTGGCCTTCTGCATGGTCCCCGGGGTCGTCGGGCTGATCCTGGGCATCGTGGCGCTGCAGCAGATCTCGCGCGACGGGACGACCGGCCGCGGGTTCGCGATCACGGGCATCGCGGTGGGCGCCGTCGCGACCGCCCTCGTGGTGCTGTGGCTCTTCGCGATGATGGGGTCCTGGTGA
- a CDS encoding ABC transporter ATP-binding protein, with translation MPVGGKRLVGAGLGHAFPGTGLLFAGLDLEIVAGEVVALVGPSGSGKSTLLSIVAGWERPTQGQVERVGVATTGWVFQNPHGVARRAALDHVVLPLLARGLRRPDAEDRAAEILARFNLTSVADRPFRALSGGEAQRLMLSRAVALAPDLLLVDEPTAQLDLRTAATVNEVLAGIAQDDSIVVVATHDPHTRDACTRVIDLADFQSAEVAA, from the coding sequence GTGCCGGTAGGGGGCAAGCGGCTGGTCGGGGCGGGGTTGGGGCACGCGTTCCCCGGCACCGGGCTGCTCTTCGCCGGACTGGACCTGGAGATCGTGGCGGGCGAGGTGGTCGCGCTCGTCGGGCCCTCGGGCAGCGGCAAGTCGACGCTCCTGAGCATCGTCGCGGGCTGGGAGCGCCCCACGCAGGGGCAGGTCGAGCGCGTCGGGGTCGCCACGACGGGGTGGGTCTTCCAGAACCCGCACGGTGTCGCGCGTCGCGCCGCCCTCGACCACGTGGTGCTGCCGCTGCTGGCGCGCGGACTGCGCCGCCCCGACGCCGAGGACCGGGCTGCCGAGATCCTGGCGCGCTTCAACCTGACGTCGGTCGCCGACCGACCCTTCCGGGCGCTGTCGGGCGGAGAGGCCCAGCGGCTCATGCTCTCGCGTGCCGTGGCCCTGGCCCCGGATCTGCTCCTGGTCGACGAGCCCACCGCGCAGCTCGACCTGCGCACGGCCGCGACAGTCAACGAGGTCCTGGCCGGCATCGCCCAGGACGACTCGATCGTCGTGGTCGCCACGCACGACCCGCACACGCGCGACGCCTGCACGCGCGTGATCGACCTCGCCGACTTCCAGTCCGCGGAGGTCGCGGCGTGA
- a CDS encoding DUF4190 domain-containing protein, whose translation MSSPPSPHEYDPDVYYAPGWQPPAPRTEPLAVAAVATGLLLGPVGVGVGAAALARIRRDGTRGVGLAWAGIALGVAVTLTAVAVLVALFVGKAATAPLPTDVSEPRSAHARQLVLGNCLAELPDDGEVATVRVVPCADPHEAQVVARTDFAADAGWPGQDVADARVSRVCSPAVLSADAPTDGVELVVWSPSEASWAQGDRTGLCVASTAALTEGSLIG comes from the coding sequence GTGAGCAGCCCGCCCTCCCCGCACGAGTACGACCCGGACGTCTACTACGCACCCGGCTGGCAGCCCCCTGCCCCGCGGACCGAACCGCTGGCCGTCGCCGCCGTGGCGACGGGGCTGCTGCTCGGCCCGGTCGGTGTCGGGGTCGGGGCGGCCGCGCTCGCGCGCATCCGGCGGGACGGGACCCGTGGCGTGGGCCTCGCCTGGGCGGGCATCGCCCTGGGGGTCGCGGTGACGCTGACGGCGGTCGCGGTGCTCGTCGCGCTGTTCGTCGGCAAGGCCGCGACGGCACCGCTGCCCACCGACGTGAGCGAGCCCCGGTCCGCGCACGCGCGCCAGCTCGTCCTGGGGAACTGCCTGGCCGAGCTGCCCGACGACGGCGAGGTCGCCACGGTGCGGGTCGTACCCTGCGCGGACCCGCACGAGGCACAGGTCGTCGCGCGGACCGACTTCGCCGCGGACGCGGGGTGGCCGGGGCAGGACGTGGCTGACGCCCGGGTGTCCCGGGTGTGCTCGCCCGCGGTGCTGTCGGCGGACGCGCCCACGGACGGCGTCGAGCTGGTCGTGTGGTCGCCGTCCGAGGCGTCCTGGGCGCAGGGCGACCGGACCGGGCTGTGCGTGGCGAGCACCGCGGCACTCACCGAGGGCTCCCTGATCGGCTGA
- a CDS encoding response regulator, with the protein MTRVVLVDDQAVVRAGFTVILESEGFEVVGEASNGADAVRVARRERPDVVCMDVRMPGGDGITATRALAGPGVVDPVPVLVVSTFDLDDYVFGALEAGASGFLLKDAEPDVLVDAVRRVASGEGLVDQTLTRRVIDEFARRRSPASPDDVASGLLTSREHDILALLCRGQSNAEIASTLFLEASTVKSHLSRIMTKTGLRDRVQLVVWAYEHGIAAPGTP; encoded by the coding sequence ATGACCCGAGTGGTGCTGGTCGACGACCAGGCCGTCGTCCGCGCAGGCTTCACCGTGATCCTCGAGAGCGAGGGCTTCGAGGTCGTGGGCGAAGCGTCGAACGGGGCCGACGCCGTGCGCGTCGCACGCCGCGAGCGCCCCGACGTCGTGTGCATGGACGTCCGCATGCCCGGCGGGGACGGCATCACGGCGACGCGCGCGCTCGCGGGTCCCGGCGTCGTCGACCCGGTCCCGGTGCTCGTGGTGAGCACGTTCGACCTGGACGACTACGTGTTCGGCGCCCTGGAGGCCGGGGCGAGCGGGTTCCTGCTCAAGGACGCCGAGCCCGACGTCCTGGTCGACGCGGTGCGGCGCGTGGCGTCGGGCGAGGGCCTCGTCGACCAGACGCTCACGCGGCGCGTGATCGACGAGTTCGCCCGACGGCGGTCCCCCGCGTCCCCGGACGACGTCGCCTCAGGTCTGCTCACCTCGCGCGAGCACGACATCCTGGCGCTGCTGTGCCGGGGGCAGTCGAACGCCGAGATCGCCTCGACACTGTTCCTCGAGGCGAGCACCGTGAAGTCGCACCTGAGCCGGATCATGACCAAGACGGGCCTGCGCGATCGCGTCCAGCTCGTGGTGTGGGCGTACGAGCACGGGATCGCGGCGCCCGGCACCCCCTGA
- a CDS encoding NTP transferase domain-containing protein, with protein MTLPQAAQAPATTNDRAAVVLAAGHDDASRELITRPLGDATVVELAVANVRKVVADDRIVVVVAPGDTTVRGLLGEGLRYVEQQDLPGTGGAVLAARAAVEALGRPASEVLVAYADTPLLRSESLLGLLTRHTLKAADLSLLAAVVTEDLPTYGRIVRHDGEITAILEEEDRPADAHPDGEPIEVNVGAYVAAPDLLFSELEAMVAGGEHRLTELARRVIAKHKSISSYRIYDTDEVRGINTPEELQEAADILLKRLFMPKKNTDTKIVFGTGGWRAIIGEGYTLANVRRLCQAIANETVRKGIDGLGVVIGGDRRFLSRESAIAAAEVFAGNNIPVTLLPDDVPTPLVTFAAPYLGAAYGIIVTSSHNPPEWNGMKVFRQDGSLPLDDETDRYQDEANALSVDDVITLDLAVARKAGLVVDKVLTEPYVDAIEKIVDVDAVRGSDLRVIVDPMYGTSQLTLGTILNDMRVRSEFIHASHNPLFGGIAPAPDLQRLSTLISMIQQGGGRYDLGMATDGDSDRIGIVDETGEYISTNDLLLLLYWYLHEFRGEKGGVVRNLATTHLLDRLAAHFGEESREVKVGFKHVTAGMEEIGAVLGGESSGGLTVRGWILGKDGIFACALVVEMLARTGKKISELREMIYEITGRLYTLEAGVDSTPEMRVAVPRRLEADPLTHIGPYPVVSISHLDGTKIVLENDNWALLRFSGTEPVLRMFVEADSPEKAAELLDWLKGFVTAGV; from the coding sequence ATGACCCTGCCACAGGCCGCACAGGCTCCCGCCACCACGAACGATCGAGCGGCGGTGGTCCTCGCCGCAGGCCACGACGACGCCTCGCGCGAGCTCATCACGCGCCCGCTCGGAGACGCGACGGTGGTCGAGCTCGCCGTCGCGAACGTCCGCAAGGTCGTCGCCGACGACCGCATCGTGGTCGTCGTGGCCCCCGGCGACACGACGGTGCGGGGACTGCTCGGCGAGGGGCTGCGGTACGTCGAGCAGCAAGACCTGCCCGGGACGGGCGGTGCCGTGCTCGCGGCCCGTGCCGCGGTCGAGGCGCTCGGGCGTCCCGCGAGCGAGGTCCTCGTGGCTTACGCCGACACCCCGCTCCTGCGGTCCGAGTCCCTCCTCGGGCTCCTGACGCGCCACACGCTCAAGGCCGCCGACCTGTCGCTGCTCGCGGCCGTCGTGACCGAGGACCTCCCGACCTACGGGCGCATCGTCCGCCACGACGGCGAGATCACGGCCATCCTCGAGGAGGAGGACCGGCCCGCCGACGCGCACCCCGACGGGGAGCCCATCGAGGTCAACGTGGGCGCCTACGTCGCAGCCCCCGACCTGCTGTTCTCCGAGCTCGAGGCCATGGTCGCCGGAGGCGAGCACCGGCTCACCGAGCTCGCCCGCCGCGTCATCGCCAAGCACAAGAGCATCTCGTCGTACCGGATCTACGACACCGACGAGGTCCGGGGCATCAACACCCCCGAGGAGCTCCAGGAGGCCGCGGACATCCTCCTCAAGCGCCTGTTCATGCCCAAGAAGAACACCGACACCAAGATCGTGTTCGGCACCGGCGGGTGGCGCGCCATCATCGGCGAGGGCTACACGCTCGCCAACGTGCGTCGCCTGTGCCAGGCCATCGCGAACGAGACGGTCCGCAAGGGGATCGACGGCCTGGGCGTCGTCATCGGCGGCGACCGCCGCTTCCTCTCGCGCGAGTCGGCCATCGCGGCGGCCGAGGTCTTCGCGGGCAACAACATCCCGGTCACGCTCCTGCCCGACGACGTCCCCACGCCCCTCGTGACGTTCGCCGCCCCGTACCTCGGCGCGGCCTACGGCATCATCGTCACCTCGAGCCACAACCCGCCCGAGTGGAACGGCATGAAGGTGTTCCGCCAGGACGGCTCGCTCCCCCTCGACGACGAGACGGACCGCTACCAGGACGAGGCCAACGCGCTCAGCGTCGACGACGTCATCACGCTCGACCTCGCGGTCGCCCGCAAGGCCGGGCTCGTCGTGGACAAGGTCCTCACCGAGCCCTACGTCGACGCGATCGAGAAGATCGTCGACGTCGACGCGGTGCGCGGCTCGGACCTGCGCGTGATCGTGGACCCCATGTACGGCACGAGCCAGCTCACGCTCGGCACGATCCTCAACGACATGCGCGTGCGCTCGGAGTTCATCCACGCGTCGCACAACCCGCTGTTCGGTGGCATCGCCCCCGCACCGGACCTGCAGCGTCTGTCGACCCTGATCTCGATGATCCAGCAGGGTGGCGGCCGCTACGACCTCGGCATGGCGACCGACGGTGACTCGGACCGCATCGGGATCGTCGACGAGACGGGCGAGTACATCTCGACCAACGACCTCCTGCTCCTCCTGTACTGGTACCTGCACGAGTTCCGCGGCGAGAAGGGCGGCGTCGTGCGCAACCTCGCCACGACCCACCTGCTCGACCGGCTCGCCGCGCACTTCGGTGAGGAGTCCCGCGAGGTCAAGGTGGGCTTCAAGCACGTCACGGCCGGCATGGAGGAGATCGGCGCCGTGCTCGGCGGCGAGTCCTCGGGCGGCCTCACGGTCCGTGGCTGGATCCTCGGCAAGGACGGCATCTTCGCGTGCGCCCTGGTCGTCGAGATGCTGGCCCGCACGGGCAAGAAGATCTCGGAGCTGCGCGAGATGATCTACGAGATCACGGGGCGCCTCTACACGCTCGAGGCAGGCGTGGACTCCACGCCGGAGATGCGGGTGGCCGTGCCGCGCCGCCTCGAGGCGGACCCGCTCACGCACATCGGCCCCTACCCGGTCGTGAGCATCTCGCACCTCGACGGCACCAAGATCGTCCTCGAGAACGACAACTGGGCGCTCCTGCGGTTCTCCGGGACCGAGCCCGTGCTGCGCATGTTCGTCGAGGCGGACTCGCCTGAGAAGGCCGCCGAGCTGCTCGACTGGCTCAAGGGCTTCGTCACCGCAGGCGTCTGA
- the thiC gene encoding phosphomethylpyrimidine synthase ThiC: protein MSSETAVPAHTITTGPIAGSAKVHHPVPGAEHLRVPERRVHLSNGEHLDLYDTSGPYTEVDDPAAFDLAGGLPALRASWLRPDAVATEHGTGGARTQLAWARAGVITDEMRFVAAREGVDVELVRDEVARGRAVIPANRRHPEIEPMIIGKAFGVKINANIGNSAVTSSIEEEVEKMVWAARWGADTLMDLSTGKDIHETREWVLRNSPIPVGTVPLYQALEKVKGDPARLTWEIYRDTVIEQAEQGVDYMTVHAGVLLRYVPLTARRVTGIVSRGGSIMAAWCLAHHQESFLYTHFAELCEILRDYDVTFSLGDGLRPGSIADANDAAQFAELRTLGELTKVAKSYGVQVMIEGPGHVPMHKIVENVRLEEELCEEAPFYTLGPLATDIAPAYDHITSAIGAAIIAQAGTAMLCYVTPKEHLGLPDRDDVKTGVITYRIAAHSADLAKGHPRAQLRDDALSRARFEFRWHDQFALSLDPDTARAFHDETLPAEPAKTAHFCSMCGPKFCSMRISADVREYAEKNGLTSVEAIEAGMAEKSSEFTDAGGRVYLPVAGS, encoded by the coding sequence ATGAGCTCTGAGACCGCTGTGCCCGCGCACACCATCACGACCGGACCCATCGCCGGGTCTGCCAAGGTGCACCACCCCGTCCCCGGCGCGGAGCACCTGCGCGTCCCCGAGCGCCGCGTGCACCTGAGCAACGGCGAGCACCTGGACCTGTACGACACCTCGGGCCCGTACACCGAGGTCGACGACCCGGCCGCGTTCGACCTCGCGGGCGGGCTGCCCGCGTTGCGGGCGTCGTGGCTGCGGCCCGACGCCGTCGCCACCGAGCACGGCACGGGCGGCGCCCGCACGCAGCTCGCTTGGGCGCGGGCCGGGGTCATCACCGACGAGATGCGGTTCGTCGCGGCGCGCGAGGGCGTGGACGTCGAGCTCGTGCGGGACGAGGTGGCCCGCGGCCGGGCCGTGATCCCGGCCAACCGCCGGCACCCCGAGATCGAGCCCATGATCATCGGCAAGGCGTTCGGCGTGAAGATCAACGCGAACATCGGCAACTCGGCCGTGACCTCCTCGATCGAGGAGGAGGTCGAGAAGATGGTGTGGGCCGCGCGCTGGGGCGCCGACACCCTCATGGACCTCTCGACGGGCAAGGACATCCACGAGACCCGCGAGTGGGTGCTGCGCAACTCCCCGATCCCCGTGGGGACCGTGCCGCTCTACCAGGCGCTCGAGAAGGTCAAGGGCGACCCCGCGAGGCTCACGTGGGAGATCTACCGCGACACCGTGATCGAGCAGGCCGAGCAGGGCGTCGACTACATGACCGTGCACGCGGGCGTCCTGCTGCGCTACGTCCCGCTGACCGCGCGCCGCGTCACGGGCATCGTGTCCCGGGGCGGCTCGATCATGGCCGCCTGGTGCCTCGCGCACCACCAGGAGTCGTTCCTGTACACGCACTTCGCGGAGCTGTGCGAGATCCTGCGCGACTACGACGTGACGTTCTCCCTGGGCGACGGCCTGCGACCGGGGTCGATCGCGGACGCCAACGACGCGGCCCAGTTCGCCGAGCTGCGCACGCTGGGCGAGCTGACCAAGGTCGCGAAGTCCTACGGCGTGCAGGTCATGATCGAGGGCCCTGGCCATGTCCCCATGCACAAGATCGTCGAGAACGTGCGCCTCGAGGAGGAGCTGTGCGAGGAGGCGCCGTTCTACACGCTCGGCCCCCTCGCGACCGACATCGCGCCCGCCTACGACCACATCACGTCCGCGATCGGGGCCGCGATCATCGCCCAGGCCGGGACCGCGATGCTCTGCTACGTCACGCCCAAGGAGCATCTGGGGCTGCCCGACCGCGACGACGTCAAGACGGGCGTCATCACGTACCGGATCGCGGCGCACTCGGCCGACCTCGCCAAGGGGCACCCGCGCGCGCAGCTGCGGGACGACGCGCTGTCGCGTGCCCGGTTCGAGTTCCGCTGGCACGACCAGTTCGCGCTGTCGCTCGACCCCGACACCGCGCGCGCCTTCCACGACGAGACCCTGCCGGCCGAGCCCGCCAAGACCGCGCACTTCTGCTCGATGTGCGGGCCCAAGTTCTGCTCGATGCGGATCTCCGCGGACGTGCGCGAGTACGCCGAGAAGAACGGCCTGACCTCGGTCGAGGCGATCGAGGCCGGCATGGCGGAGAAGTCGAGCGAGTTCACGGACGCGGGCGGCCGGGTCTACCTGCCGGTCGCGGGCAGCTGA
- a CDS encoding peptidoglycan-binding domain-containing protein produces MTRDRRPARPRAASSGAARVGALALTAVVLLAGGVTAGMALAPQAEPQSVRSATPPATVPVSRQVFDDARKVKVTPVVAEEGTLSVADQGKVTRSVCAPGAVIESGSSPATVDDRPVVALATSIPLWRDLAPTAKGDDVKALQVELTRLGHKVSADGTYGDTTKAAVTKLFKAAGVAKPTGDLPVASVLWLPASSVTVKACEVPVGAATSEEAFATTAGTLVSLGLSDTLSNVTPGDRVLRLGELSAPVGEGGVVTDPTFLEAVRGSMEFAGWQRTEGSEPLTLEYVLAAPLDVSVVPPGSLFALSGATGCVSADGTAYPVTVVASSLGQTLVTFDGLDAAAAPTEVELTSQEEGQTCR; encoded by the coding sequence GTGACCAGAGATCGACGCCCCGCCCGGCCCAGGGCCGCAAGCTCAGGAGCGGCCCGCGTGGGCGCGCTCGCGCTCACGGCGGTGGTGCTGCTCGCGGGGGGTGTCACGGCGGGCATGGCGTTGGCGCCGCAGGCGGAACCGCAGAGCGTGCGGAGTGCGACGCCACCCGCAACCGTTCCGGTCTCGCGTCAGGTGTTCGACGACGCCCGCAAGGTCAAGGTCACCCCGGTCGTCGCGGAGGAGGGCACGCTGTCCGTCGCGGACCAGGGCAAGGTCACGCGCTCGGTGTGCGCCCCGGGGGCCGTGATCGAGTCGGGATCGAGCCCGGCCACGGTCGACGACCGTCCGGTCGTGGCGCTCGCGACGTCGATCCCGTTGTGGCGGGACCTGGCTCCCACGGCCAAGGGCGACGACGTGAAGGCCCTGCAGGTCGAGCTCACTCGCCTCGGGCACAAGGTGAGCGCGGACGGCACCTACGGCGACACGACCAAGGCCGCCGTGACCAAGCTGTTCAAGGCTGCGGGCGTGGCCAAGCCGACCGGGGACCTGCCGGTGGCGTCAGTGCTGTGGCTGCCTGCGTCGTCGGTCACGGTCAAGGCGTGCGAGGTGCCCGTGGGAGCCGCGACGTCCGAGGAGGCGTTCGCGACGACCGCCGGGACGCTGGTCTCGCTCGGCCTGTCGGACACTCTCTCCAACGTCACGCCCGGGGACCGCGTGCTGCGCCTGGGCGAGCTGAGCGCACCGGTCGGGGAGGGCGGTGTGGTCACGGACCCGACGTTCCTCGAGGCCGTGCGCGGCAGCATGGAGTTCGCCGGGTGGCAGCGCACCGAGGGGTCCGAGCCGTTGACGCTCGAGTACGTGCTGGCCGCGCCTCTCGACGTGTCGGTCGTGCCACCGGGGTCGCTGTTCGCGCTGAGCGGTGCGACCGGTTGCGTGAGCGCGGACGGCACGGCGTACCCCGTGACGGTCGTCGCGTCGAGCCTGGGGCAGACCCTCGTGACGTTCGACGGCCTCGACGCGGCGGCCGCTCCCACCGAGGTCGAGCTCACCTCGCAGGAGGAGGGCCAGACGTGCCGGTAG
- a CDS encoding TetR/AcrR family transcriptional regulator, protein MPSTTSDLHASGPARPTAEPASRGDARRDGPGPGTGAAPRGYAKGRAKRDEIIEAATGLFGEVGYHSASLREISSRVGISHPGLLHHFPTKEMLLQAVLERRDEADFALFAQDREEGLDYFESLVRVVERNAARPGIVELFCILSAEATSPDHPAHAYFQRRYDGVLARIRDEVSRRAAEGRLRPGIDVTAVSRALVAVMDGLQVQFLIERGTPRPPVDMVAGLRSYLALIHVDEDPVPED, encoded by the coding sequence ATGCCCAGCACGACGTCAGACCTGCACGCCAGCGGCCCGGCCCGCCCGACGGCGGAGCCAGCCTCCCGGGGGGACGCCCGCCGCGACGGCCCCGGCCCGGGAACCGGCGCAGCGCCTCGCGGCTATGCGAAGGGGCGCGCCAAGCGCGACGAGATCATCGAGGCCGCGACGGGGCTCTTCGGCGAGGTCGGCTACCACTCGGCCTCGCTGCGCGAGATCTCCTCGCGCGTGGGGATCTCGCACCCGGGTCTGCTCCACCACTTCCCCACCAAGGAGATGCTGCTCCAGGCGGTGCTCGAACGTCGTGACGAGGCGGACTTCGCCCTGTTCGCCCAGGACCGCGAGGAAGGGCTCGACTACTTCGAGTCGCTCGTGCGGGTCGTCGAGCGCAACGCGGCCCGGCCGGGCATCGTCGAGCTCTTCTGCATCCTCTCGGCCGAGGCGACGTCGCCCGACCACCCGGCCCACGCGTACTTCCAGCGACGCTACGACGGTGTCCTGGCGCGCATCCGGGACGAGGTCTCCCGTCGCGCCGCGGAGGGACGACTGCGGCCCGGGATCGACGTCACCGCAGTGTCCAGGGCCCTCGTCGCCGTCATGGACGGGCTGCAGGTGCAGTTCCTGATCGAGCGCGGGACGCCGCGTCCGCCCGTCGACATGGTGGCCGGCCTGCGCTCCTACCTCGCGCTGATCCACGTGGACGAGGACCCGGTGCCCGAGGACTGA
- a CDS encoding ABC transporter ATP-binding protein: MPAIEIVGLRKSYGTFDAVRDVSFAVEPGRVVGLLGPNGAGKTTTLNVLLGLASASAGTATIQGSPFAALEKPASTVGALLDAGGLHPGRSGRDHLRVLATAGGTGGRRVDEVLALVGMDRAADRRVRTYSLGMRQRIGLAAALLGDPQVLVLDEPANGLDPAGMRWMREVLRSFADGGGAVLLASHVLAEVTQVADDLVVIGQGQVIADGPLTDLVRGESLEDFYLNLTAETEGVR, translated from the coding sequence ATGCCAGCCATCGAGATCGTGGGCCTGCGCAAGTCCTACGGGACGTTCGACGCCGTCCGCGACGTGAGCTTCGCCGTCGAGCCCGGGAGGGTCGTGGGGCTGCTCGGCCCCAACGGCGCGGGCAAGACGACGACGCTGAACGTCCTGCTGGGGCTCGCGTCCGCGAGCGCCGGCACCGCGACGATCCAGGGCAGCCCGTTCGCGGCCCTGGAGAAGCCGGCCTCGACCGTGGGCGCGCTGCTCGACGCGGGCGGCCTGCACCCGGGCCGCAGCGGCCGCGACCACCTGCGGGTCCTCGCGACCGCGGGCGGGACCGGGGGCCGGCGGGTCGACGAGGTGCTCGCGCTCGTCGGGATGGACCGTGCGGCCGACCGGCGGGTCCGGACGTACTCGCTCGGGATGCGTCAGCGCATCGGGCTGGCCGCGGCGCTCCTGGGCGACCCGCAGGTCCTGGTGCTCGACGAGCCCGCGAACGGCCTGGACCCCGCGGGCATGCGGTGGATGCGCGAGGTCCTGCGCTCGTTCGCCGACGGCGGCGGGGCGGTGCTGCTCGCGAGCCACGTCCTGGCCGAGGTCACGCAGGTGGCCGACGACCTGGTCGTGATCGGCCAGGGCCAGGTCATCGCCGACGGCCCGCTCACGGACCTCGTCCGGGGCGAGTCCCTGGAGGACTTCTACCTGAACCTGACCGCCGAGACCGAAGGAGTGCGCTGA